From a region of the Narcine bancroftii isolate sNarBan1 chromosome 5, sNarBan1.hap1, whole genome shotgun sequence genome:
- the LOC138764686 gene encoding histone H1-like → MTETAAAEAAPPATPGAQTKAPKKKKAAARPKPAGPRLGDQIDKIVADCRERGGMSYFAIKKALADGGVDVHKSASHIKTSIKRKLDSGLLVQCKGSGLSGHFKAGKKERTVTLAKKAKKPAATASKSRKSVAKKSSAKRPVIKKSPSKKPAAKKSPSKKHGAKKPAAKKTAAKKATPKKFKSPPKAKVTKVKATKKVVKSRARPKSKPKAAAKK, encoded by the coding sequence ATGACCGAGACCGCAGCAGCCGAAGCGGCTCCTCCTGCCACTCCCGGCGCCCAAACCAAGGCTCCCAAGAAGAAGAAGGCGGCCGCTCGGCCCAAGCCAGCCGGTCCCAGGCTGGGCGATCAGATCGACAAGATTGTGGCTGATTGCCGCGAGCGCGGGGGGATGTCCTACTTCGCCATAAAGAAGGCTCTGGCCGACGGCGGCGTCGATGTGCATAAGTCCGCCTCGCACATCAAGACGAGCATCAAGAGGAAATTGGACAGCGGCCTCCTGGTTCAATGCAAAGGCTCGGGCTTGTCGGGTCACTTCAAGGCCGGGAAGAAAGAAAGGACAGTGACATTGGCAAAGAAAGCGAAGAAACCAGCGGCCACGGCGTCGAAGTCCAGGAAGTCGGTGGCAAAGAAATCTTCGGCCAAAAGACCAGTCATCAAGAAATCTCCCTCCAAGAAACCCGCGGCCAAGAAATCTCCCAGCAAGAAACACGGCGCCAAGAAACCAGCGGCTAAAAAGACGGCGGCCAAGAAGGCGACCCCGAAGAAGTTCAAGAGCCCCCCGAAGGCCAAAGTCACTAAGGTGAAGGCGACCAAAAAGGTTGTAAAATCCAGGGCCCGGCCGAAATCTAAACCCAAGGCAGCGGCCAAGAAGTGA
- the LOC138764687 gene encoding histone H2AX-like, translating to MSGRGKSGGKARSKAKSRSSRAGLQFPVGRVHRLLRKGNYAERVGAGAPVYLAAVLEYLTAEILELAGNAARDNKKTRIIPRHLQLAVRNDEELNKLLGGVTIAQGGVLPNIQAVLLPKKTGGANK from the coding sequence atgagtggacgagggaaatCTGGCGGTAAAGCTCGGTCCAAGGCCAAGTCTCGCTCGTCCCGGGCCGGACTGCAGTTCCCTGTGGGCCGTGTTCACAGGCTCCTGAGAAAGGGCAACTATGCTGAGCGGGTGGGCGCCGGAGCCCCGGTCTATCTGGCTGCTGTGCTCGAGTACCTGACGGCTGAAATCCTCGAGCTGGCCGGTAACGCGGCCCGGGACAATAAGAAGACCCGTATCATCCCCAGACACCTGCAGCTGGCCGTCCGCAACGACGAGGAGCTCAACAAGCTGCTGGGAGGGGTAACCATCGCTCAGGGCGGGGTGCTGCCCAATATCCAGGCCGTGCTGTTGCCCAAGAAAACCGGCGGAGCTAATAAGTGA
- the LOC138764688 gene encoding histone H2B 1/2-like, which translates to MPEQQKPAPKKGAKKALAKPAGKAGKKRRRVRKESYSIYIYKVMKQVHPDTGISSKAMSIMNSFVNDIFERIAGEASRLAHYNKRSTISSREIQTAVRLLLPGELAKHAVSEGTKAVTKYTSSK; encoded by the coding sequence ATGCCTGAGCAGCAGAAACCAGCTCCCAAGAAGGGCGCCAAGAAAGCGCTGGCCAAACCAGCAGGCAAAGCCGGCAAGAAGCGCAGGAGGGTGAGGAAGGAGAGTTACTCCATCTACATCTACAAGGTGATGAAGCAGGTTCATCCCGACACCGGGATCTCCTCCAAGGCCATGAGCATCATGAACTCGTTCGTTAACGATATTTTCGAGCGCATCGCGGGCGAGGCTTCCCGCCTGGCCCATTACAACAAGAGGTCAACCATCAGTTCCCGGGAGATCCAGACCGCCGTGCGCCTGCTGCTACCCGGGGAGTTGGCCAAACACGCCGTGTCGGAAGGGACAAAGGCGGTGACCAAGTACACCAGCTCCAAGTAA